Proteins from a single region of Dysosmobacter acutus:
- a CDS encoding ribbon-helix-helix protein, CopG family — protein MNDRALNIKMPSELYERLKKEAERKNISLAALVRMICSEYFDK, from the coding sequence TTGAATGATCGCGCATTAAATATCAAGATGCCGTCTGAACTTTACGAAAGGCTCAAAAAAGAAGCCGAGCGAAAAAACATCTCTCTGGCCGCCTTGGTCAGGATGATCTGTTCGGAGTATTTTGATAAATAA
- a CDS encoding phage holin family protein, which yields MDITSLGITGVAVITVICYLIGQAVKVTGLDNKYIPVIVGTMGGILGVTGMFLMPDFPAADYMTAVAVGIVSGLAATGVNQAVKQLGGGGGE from the coding sequence ATGGACATTACATCTTTGGGCATTACCGGCGTAGCGGTCATTACGGTGATCTGCTACCTGATCGGCCAGGCGGTCAAGGTGACTGGCCTGGACAACAAGTATATCCCCGTCATCGTGGGCACGATGGGCGGCATTTTGGGCGTGACGGGCATGTTCCTCATGCCCGACTTTCCGGCGGCGGACTACATGACGGCGGTGGCCGTGGGCATCGTCTCCGGCCTCGCCGCCACCGGCGTCAATCAGGCGGTGAAACAGCTGGGAGGTGGAGGCGGTGAGTGA
- a CDS encoding phage antirepressor KilAC domain-containing protein, with protein MKNEMMLFNNPEFGTVRTLTEDNGKILFCGSDVATALGYAVPRKALFDHCKGVLKRNTPTAGGPQELSFIPESDVYRLVFSSKLPNAERFTDWVTEEVLPSIRKNGGYIAGQSELTPEELMAKAVLVAQRTIAEKEARISALTVHNAIMAPKADYFDELVERNTLTNFRETAKELGIPPKKFVSFLLEKKYIYRDKKGKLLPKEDKNSGLFEVKECFNEKTQWSGTQALVTPKGRETFRLLYPTV; from the coding sequence ATGAAAAACGAAATGATGCTATTTAACAACCCTGAATTTGGAACGGTACGGACGCTGACGGAAGATAACGGGAAGATCCTTTTCTGTGGCTCCGATGTGGCAACAGCTCTCGGATATGCGGTTCCCCGCAAGGCGCTGTTCGACCATTGCAAGGGGGTTCTAAAACGGAACACCCCTACCGCCGGAGGACCACAGGAGCTTTCCTTCATCCCCGAATCCGACGTTTACCGTTTGGTGTTCAGCTCCAAGCTGCCCAATGCTGAGCGGTTCACCGACTGGGTGACGGAGGAAGTCCTGCCCTCCATCCGCAAAAACGGCGGCTACATTGCCGGGCAGTCCGAATTGACCCCAGAGGAACTGATGGCAAAGGCGGTGCTGGTGGCCCAGCGGACGATTGCAGAAAAAGAGGCCCGCATTTCCGCGCTGACCGTCCACAACGCCATCATGGCCCCCAAGGCGGATTACTTTGACGAGCTGGTGGAGCGGAATACCCTCACCAACTTCCGGGAAACCGCTAAAGAGTTGGGCATCCCGCCCAAAAAGTTTGTTTCGTTCCTGCTGGAAAAGAAGTACATCTACCGGGACAAAAAGGGCAAGCTGCTGCCCAAAGAGGACAAGAACAGCGGCCTGTTCGAGGTCAAGGAGTGCTTCAACGAAAAGACCCAGTGGAGCGGCACACAGGCCCTTGTGACGCCGAAAGGCCGTGAAACCTTCCGCCTGCTGTACCCCACCGTATAA
- a CDS encoding collagen-like protein produces MAEELQKLQTLNDDLNIIQKLDDEPNDVGGMSAQELKAAFDKAGNSIQGYLNDTLLPELERLGVMKIVQRSGDAVAYLRLNADRVLEVSADGTVWEATGSSGHVILDAAGNALPQRSRMQFTNGVVTDENGVTVVTGVKGDHGEKGDKGDKGDTGSQGIQGMTGPCIVPSVDTNGVMSFSIQDTATAPQSVSVRGPQGPQGVQGAQGAQGAAGPQGIQGVQGVQGPKGDQGEQGVAGPQGTQGEAGPQGPMGPQGLRGDDGADGKSFTVLALYATLLALQTAHPTGGEGDAYAVGTTENNVIYIWDVDAAGWVSVGALQGPVGPQGPAGPQGEQGPKGEQGAQGVQGPQGIQGIQGEQGPRGPQGEQGPAGVSGQNGKSAYTTAVEGGYSGTETAFNESLAEVPGHIASKSNPHGVTAEQIGAAAREHSHTKSQITDFPASMTPAAHKASHKTDGSDAIAPADIGALPTSGGTLSGALTLSGAPTSGLHAATKAYVDENTPLTVIIGENDSGYTSSHSAKEIYEAMNNGVSVFAMAFGYVIPAFGSGFDSANQKYEVAFSSIGDNPSGLGSVNILITTIAENTTVTANMSNITAEQVGAAPAYTYGPTDLTAGTSPLETGKLYFVYE; encoded by the coding sequence ATGGCAGAAGAACTCCAAAAGCTTCAGACCCTGAACGATGATCTCAACATCATCCAGAAATTAGACGACGAGCCCAATGATGTGGGCGGCATGTCCGCCCAGGAACTGAAAGCCGCGTTTGACAAAGCAGGGAATTCCATTCAAGGGTATCTCAATGATACGCTGCTGCCGGAGCTGGAGCGGCTTGGCGTCATGAAAATCGTACAGCGGTCAGGCGACGCGGTGGCATACCTCCGGCTGAACGCAGACAGGGTGCTGGAGGTCAGCGCAGATGGCACCGTATGGGAGGCCACCGGCTCCTCCGGGCACGTGATCCTGGACGCGGCGGGGAACGCCCTGCCCCAGCGGAGCCGGATGCAGTTTACCAATGGCGTGGTGACAGACGAAAACGGCGTCACCGTAGTGACCGGCGTCAAGGGCGACCATGGCGAAAAGGGCGACAAAGGAGACAAGGGTGACACCGGAAGCCAGGGGATTCAAGGGATGACCGGCCCTTGTATTGTCCCCAGCGTAGATACCAATGGCGTCATGTCCTTCTCAATCCAGGATACCGCAACAGCCCCTCAAAGCGTTTCTGTCCGGGGCCCTCAGGGTCCCCAGGGTGTGCAGGGCGCGCAGGGCGCACAAGGCGCGGCAGGGCCACAGGGCATCCAGGGCGTCCAAGGCGTACAGGGTCCCAAAGGCGACCAGGGGGAGCAGGGCGTAGCGGGTCCCCAGGGCACCCAGGGCGAGGCCGGTCCCCAGGGGCCGATGGGCCCCCAGGGCCTCCGGGGCGACGACGGAGCGGACGGCAAAAGCTTCACGGTGCTGGCGCTGTACGCTACGCTGCTGGCTTTACAGACCGCCCACCCCACCGGCGGGGAGGGGGACGCCTACGCCGTGGGCACCACAGAGAACAACGTCATCTACATCTGGGACGTGGACGCTGCCGGCTGGGTCAGCGTCGGGGCGCTGCAAGGCCCCGTCGGCCCCCAAGGCCCCGCAGGCCCACAGGGAGAGCAGGGGCCCAAGGGGGAACAGGGCGCCCAGGGCGTCCAAGGCCCCCAGGGTATACAGGGCATCCAGGGCGAACAGGGGCCGCGCGGCCCCCAGGGAGAGCAGGGCCCGGCGGGCGTGTCCGGCCAGAACGGCAAGAGCGCCTACACCACCGCCGTGGAGGGAGGCTACTCCGGGACGGAGACGGCGTTCAATGAATCCCTGGCCGAGGTGCCGGGGCATATCGCCAGCAAGAGCAACCCCCACGGCGTGACGGCGGAGCAGATCGGGGCGGCCGCCAGGGAGCACAGCCACACCAAGTCGCAGATCACGGATTTTCCTGCTTCCATGACGCCCGCGGCCCACAAGGCCAGCCACAAGACCGACGGCAGCGACGCAATAGCACCGGCGGACATCGGGGCGCTTCCCACATCCGGCGGGACCCTGTCGGGGGCTCTGACGCTTTCAGGGGCACCAACAAGCGGCCTGCACGCCGCGACAAAGGCCTATGTGGATGAAAACACACCTTTAACTGTAATAATTGGCGAGAATGATTCAGGATATACCTCCAGTCATTCAGCAAAAGAAATCTATGAAGCAATGAATAATGGGGTGTCTGTATTTGCAATGGCTTTTGGATATGTTATTCCGGCTTTTGGAAGTGGTTTTGACAGTGCTAACCAGAAGTATGAGGTCGCGTTTTCTTCTATAGGAGATAACCCAAGCGGATTAGGGAGTGTAAATATTCTCATTACGACCATTGCAGAAAACACGACTGTAACCGCAAATATGAGTAATATCACTGCGGAACAGGTGGGGGCGGCACCAGCCTACACCTACGGCCCCACCGACCTGACCGCAGGAACCTCTCCGCTGGAAACTGGCAAGCTGTACTTTGTCTATGAGTGA
- a CDS encoding D-Ala-D-Ala carboxypeptidase family metallohydrolase, whose translation MSDLQAVTIPLKDIARIQIYLNSPRKTLSAIKKATGADYLLNGTLYNMRTGAVNCHLKADGRVIAKPGYSVFGYAWDRGGDISMRVLPGDAANYIACTPLIIDGQKSVKPTYDPGQGGRRGRSAIGIKDGRLALYCTRDGGSMARTPEKLRDDLYSAGWDSAVMLDGGGSSQCDFVGKKITSTRKVQHLILVYLHKGESHTEPEGEKPMVEINAYSKKADGTKKLSTNFKVSEFACKDGSDAVLVAPRLVMVLQSIRSHFGKAVTINSAYRTPAYNAKVGGAAQSQHCYGTAADITVSGVSAAQVAAYARSIMPDWGGVGVYARQGFTHVDVRETRSDWTE comes from the coding sequence GTGAGTGACCTTCAGGCCGTCACCATCCCCTTGAAAGACATCGCACGTATCCAAATCTACCTCAACAGTCCCCGCAAAACCCTGTCTGCCATTAAAAAGGCAACCGGCGCGGACTACCTGCTCAACGGCACCCTCTACAACATGCGCACCGGTGCCGTCAACTGCCATCTTAAGGCAGACGGCAGAGTCATTGCCAAGCCGGGCTACTCCGTGTTCGGCTACGCCTGGGATCGGGGCGGGGACATCTCCATGCGGGTGCTGCCTGGGGACGCGGCCAACTACATCGCCTGCACGCCGCTGATTATTGACGGGCAGAAATCCGTAAAGCCCACCTACGACCCCGGCCAGGGGGGCAGGCGGGGCCGCAGCGCCATTGGGATCAAGGACGGGCGGCTTGCGTTGTACTGCACCCGGGACGGCGGGAGCATGGCCCGGACGCCGGAAAAGCTGCGGGATGACCTCTATTCCGCAGGATGGGACAGCGCCGTGATGCTGGACGGAGGCGGCAGCTCTCAATGCGATTTTGTGGGGAAGAAGATCACGAGCACCCGGAAGGTCCAGCACCTGATCCTGGTCTATCTCCACAAAGGGGAGAGCCATACAGAGCCGGAAGGAGAAAAGCCCATGGTAGAGATCAATGCATACAGCAAGAAGGCGGATGGGACAAAGAAACTGTCCACCAACTTCAAGGTCAGCGAGTTCGCCTGTAAGGACGGCTCCGACGCGGTGCTGGTGGCGCCTCGGCTGGTGATGGTCTTGCAGAGCATCCGCAGCCATTTCGGAAAGGCGGTAACGATCAACAGCGCATACCGGACACCGGCCTACAACGCCAAGGTGGGCGGCGCTGCCCAGAGCCAGCACTGCTACGGCACGGCGGCGGACATCACGGTCAGCGGAGTCAGCGCAGCCCAGGTGGCCGCTTATGCCCGATCCATCATGCCGGACTGGGGCGGCGTGGGCGTCTACGCCAGGCAGGGCTTCACCCATGTGGACGTAAGGGAAACCAGGTCGGACTGGACGGAATAA
- a CDS encoding DUF551 domain-containing protein — MSVKERLPGCGERVLATDGTFVGEAYRTSAKSWYRMSGFAWRDALGTIVTHWMPLPEPPKEDDHG, encoded by the coding sequence ATCAGCGTCAAGGAAAGACTGCCGGGATGCGGAGAGCGTGTACTTGCCACAGACGGCACATTTGTTGGTGAGGCATATCGGACAAGCGCAAAAAGCTGGTATCGGATGAGTGGCTTTGCGTGGCGGGATGCGTTAGGGACTATCGTCACCCACTGGATGCCCCTGCCGGAGCCGCCGAAGGAGGACGACCATGGATAA
- the tenpIN gene encoding type III toxin-antitoxin system TenpIN family toxin, which yields MRLIILSEKFYDEYGQCPEILQKKTRPYVCLEVKIRSSTFAIPFRHHIRHKHAFFTCGECGLDYTKAVVIRDKSYISAECPRVEQAEFNALKGMDSRVRKGLADYIALYKKASRYKENRHYANILQCSALQYFEEYI from the coding sequence ATGCGCCTGATTATTCTGTCAGAAAAATTCTATGATGAATATGGGCAGTGTCCTGAGATTTTGCAGAAAAAGACGCGGCCCTATGTGTGCCTGGAGGTAAAGATTCGTTCCAGCACCTTTGCTATCCCATTCCGGCATCATATTCGACATAAGCACGCATTTTTCACTTGTGGAGAGTGTGGACTGGACTATACGAAAGCTGTCGTTATCCGGGACAAAAGCTACATATCGGCGGAGTGCCCAAGAGTTGAGCAGGCGGAGTTCAATGCGCTGAAAGGCATGGATAGCCGGGTCAGAAAGGGTCTGGCCGATTATATAGCGCTGTACAAAAAGGCGTCACGGTACAAAGAGAATCGGCACTATGCGAACATTTTGCAATGCAGTGCGCTGCAGTATTTTGAAGAGTACATCTGA
- a CDS encoding tyrosine-type recombinase/integrase, giving the protein MANAKKAKYYQRPDGLFESIRTIGGKRVAFRAKTCREVDRKILEYREEQAVGRTYAQVLEDWWRQKEPEWAPSSASAYLRAFRRVKEALGPLRIREMRPLDAVRYLSAMKDHGYRSGTVGLDLSVLKMSCSWAVIHGDVDINPCAEVRQPKGLYAKKRMPLTDEQIAAVTSCRTGEWWLLGLMLLYTGCRRGELLALRYEDIDRKAKRIHIRKKLSYVNGNIPVVEDHTKSEAGMRDILLLPILDDAIPRDRIGLIFHEPDGSPLKMATMARIWKQYCRQLGFVEYEELPCRDGTLRRKETFPVTPHCFRHTFATICFEAGIDPKSTAAMLGHADEGLTLQLYTHLSAQHKASESEKLAAYVERVEAGS; this is encoded by the coding sequence ATGGCAAATGCAAAAAAAGCAAAGTACTATCAGAGGCCGGACGGGCTGTTCGAGAGCATCCGCACCATTGGCGGCAAGCGGGTGGCCTTCCGGGCCAAGACATGCAGGGAGGTGGACCGCAAAATTCTGGAATACCGGGAGGAACAGGCCGTAGGCCGAACCTACGCCCAAGTCCTGGAGGACTGGTGGCGCCAGAAAGAACCGGAGTGGGCACCCTCCAGCGCCAGCGCCTACCTCAGGGCCTTCCGCCGGGTGAAGGAGGCCCTTGGGCCGCTCCGCATTCGGGAAATGCGGCCATTGGATGCTGTGCGCTACTTGAGCGCAATGAAGGACCATGGATACCGTTCCGGTACCGTGGGGTTGGATCTATCCGTCCTGAAGATGTCCTGCAGCTGGGCCGTGATCCACGGAGACGTAGATATTAATCCTTGCGCGGAGGTAAGGCAGCCCAAGGGGCTCTATGCAAAAAAGCGGATGCCATTGACGGACGAACAAATCGCCGCCGTGACCAGCTGCCGCACCGGCGAATGGTGGCTTCTTGGACTAATGCTGCTCTACACCGGCTGCCGCCGCGGCGAGCTGCTGGCCCTGCGCTACGAGGACATCGACCGCAAGGCCAAGCGTATCCACATCCGCAAGAAGCTCTCTTACGTCAACGGCAACATTCCCGTCGTGGAGGATCACACCAAGTCGGAGGCCGGGATGCGGGACATCCTGCTGCTGCCGATCCTGGACGACGCGATTCCCCGGGACAGGATCGGCCTCATCTTCCACGAGCCGGACGGTTCGCCTCTGAAGATGGCCACCATGGCCCGAATCTGGAAACAATACTGCCGTCAACTTGGATTCGTGGAATATGAAGAGCTGCCTTGCAGGGACGGAACGCTCCGCAGGAAGGAAACTTTCCCGGTCACGCCACACTGCTTCCGCCACACCTTCGCCACCATCTGCTTCGAGGCCGGCATCGACCCAAAAAGCACGGCGGCCATGCTGGGACACGCCGACGAGGGGTTGACGCTCCAGCTCTACACTCACCTGAGCGCCCAGCACAAGGCCTCTGAGTCCGAAAAGCTTGCCGCCTATGTGGAGCGGGTTGAGGCCGGCTCGTAA